The following proteins are co-located in the Dromiciops gliroides isolate mDroGli1 chromosome 2, mDroGli1.pri, whole genome shotgun sequence genome:
- the PDCD2L gene encoding programmed cell death protein 2-like isoform X1, whose translation MAAAAIPVLLGLRDAEMRSSFEEPQNRAWAVNKIGGIPDSLPAVPAPRPGCGRCGAAMAHVVQVYCPLEGSPFHRLMHVFSCVQSTCVGQPNSWKVFRSQFLQRQEDYAQDSTRKEKEENNFAVKEWCEGAEDWGDDSESDLAPWNTSDLLDSSVGDNFNADEDIECMSQLQELSLDEALSDSCSFGHAISAGEEHVLPSSSVPVFQPYYISVVDEEDYTNSVDTNHAQKLLQEYRQREGVELELMIAQSFIFDNGEKYEKAVSKNNDKMFYKFMKRISACREQILRYSWNGQPLFITCPSSDATEIPSCSNCGSCRVFEFQLMPALVSMLKNTLLDISVEFGTVLIYTCQKSCWPDNHQNPMEEFCVIQEDPDQMLFK comes from the exons ATGGCGGCTGCTGCCATCCCAGTGCTGCTGGGTCTCCGAGATGCCGAGATGAGGAGCAGCTTTGAGGAGCCCCAGAATAGGGCCTGGGCTGTTAATAAAATAGGAGGCATCCCG GACAGCCTGCCCGCAGTCCCCGCCCCCCGGCCAGGCTGCGGGCGCTGCGGGGCTGCGATGGCGCACGTCGTCCAGGTCTACTGTCCCCTGGAAGGCTCGCCTTTCCACCGCCTGATGCACGTGTTCTCCTGTGTCCAGTCGACTTGCGTGGGCCAGCCGAACAG CTGGAAGGTGTTTCGCTCCCAGTTTTTGCAGAGGCAAGAGGACTACGCCCAGGATTCCACACGAAAGGAG AAGGAGGAGAATAACTTTGCAGTTAAAGAGTGGTGTGAAGGAGCAGAGGACTGGGGAGATGACAGTGAAAGTGATCTTGCACCATGGAACACTAGTGATCTGCTTGACTCAAGTGTAGGAGATAATTTTAATGCAGATGAAGACATAGAATGTATGTCCCAACTCCAAGAACTCTCACTAGATGAAGCTTTAAGTGACTCTTGTTCCTTTGGCCATGCAATATCAGCTGGAGAAGAACATGTACTACCCAGCTCATCAGTTCCTGTGTTTCAGCCCTACTATATCAGTGTTGTGGATGAGGAAGATTATACTAACTCTGTTGATACAAATCATGCCCAAAAACTTCTGCAGGAGTATAGACAAAGGGAGGGAGTTGAATTGGAACTAATGATAGCTCAAAG ttttatttttgacAACGGCGAAAAATACGAGAAGGCTGTttctaaaaataatgataaaatgttttataaatttatGAAAAGAATATCTGCCTGCCGTGAACAGATTCTGAG GTACTCTTGGAATGGGCAGCCTCTTTTTATAACTTGTCCTTCATCGGATGCCACTGAGATTCCATCCTGCAGTAACTGTGGGAGCTGCAGAGTATTTGAGTTTCAGCTTATGCCTGCATTGGTCAGCATGCTTAAAAATACTCTGTTAG ATATCTCTGTTGAATTTGGAACAGTTTTAATATATACTTGCCAGAAGAGTTGTTGGCCTGATAATCATCAAAATCCAATGGAAGAGTTTTGTGTTATACAAGAAGATCCAGATCAAATGTTATTTAAAtag
- the PDCD2L gene encoding programmed cell death protein 2-like isoform X2 codes for MAAAAIPVLLGLRDAEMRSSFEEPQNRAWAVNKIGGIPDSLPAVPAPRPGCGRCGAAMAHVVQVYCPLEGSPFHRLMHVFSCVQSTCVGQPNSWKVFRSQFLQRQEDYAQDSTRKEKEENNFAVKEWCEGAEDWGDDSESDLAPWNTSDLLDSSVGDNFNADEDIECMSQLQELSLDEALSDSCSFGHAISAGEEHVLPSSSVPVFQPYYISVVDEEDYTNSVDTNHAQKLLQEYRQREGVELELMIAQSFIFDNGEKYEKAVSKNNDKMFYKFMKRISACREQILR; via the exons ATGGCGGCTGCTGCCATCCCAGTGCTGCTGGGTCTCCGAGATGCCGAGATGAGGAGCAGCTTTGAGGAGCCCCAGAATAGGGCCTGGGCTGTTAATAAAATAGGAGGCATCCCG GACAGCCTGCCCGCAGTCCCCGCCCCCCGGCCAGGCTGCGGGCGCTGCGGGGCTGCGATGGCGCACGTCGTCCAGGTCTACTGTCCCCTGGAAGGCTCGCCTTTCCACCGCCTGATGCACGTGTTCTCCTGTGTCCAGTCGACTTGCGTGGGCCAGCCGAACAG CTGGAAGGTGTTTCGCTCCCAGTTTTTGCAGAGGCAAGAGGACTACGCCCAGGATTCCACACGAAAGGAG AAGGAGGAGAATAACTTTGCAGTTAAAGAGTGGTGTGAAGGAGCAGAGGACTGGGGAGATGACAGTGAAAGTGATCTTGCACCATGGAACACTAGTGATCTGCTTGACTCAAGTGTAGGAGATAATTTTAATGCAGATGAAGACATAGAATGTATGTCCCAACTCCAAGAACTCTCACTAGATGAAGCTTTAAGTGACTCTTGTTCCTTTGGCCATGCAATATCAGCTGGAGAAGAACATGTACTACCCAGCTCATCAGTTCCTGTGTTTCAGCCCTACTATATCAGTGTTGTGGATGAGGAAGATTATACTAACTCTGTTGATACAAATCATGCCCAAAAACTTCTGCAGGAGTATAGACAAAGGGAGGGAGTTGAATTGGAACTAATGATAGCTCAAAG ttttatttttgacAACGGCGAAAAATACGAGAAGGCTGTttctaaaaataatgataaaatgttttataaatttatGAAAAGAATATCTGCCTGCCGTGAACAGATTCTGAGGTAA
- the LOC122743546 gene encoding LOW QUALITY PROTEIN: dynactin subunit 2-like (The sequence of the model RefSeq protein was modified relative to this genomic sequence to represent the inferred CDS: substituted 2 bases at 2 genomic stop codons), with amino-acid sequence MVDPKYADLPGIARNEPDVYETSDLPEDDQAEFDSELEELTSTSVEHITVNPNAAYDKFKDKRVGTKGLDFSDRIGKTRRTGYESGEFEMLGEGLGLKETPQQKYQRLLHEVQELMTEVEKIKTTVKESAAEEKLTPVMLAKQLAVLKQQLVASHLEKLLGPVAAINLTDPDGALANRLLVQLEAAKSSKGIGTGGKDSAGPSPDSSLVTYELHSQPEQDKFSQAAKVAELEKRLSELEATVRCDQDPQNPLSSDLQGSCLMETVELLQAKVSTLDLAALDQVEARLQSVLGKVNEIAKHKAAVEDADTQSKVHQLXETVQCWSPIAATLPELVQXLVTIKQLHEQDMQFGQLLTHLDTTQQMIAGSLKDNAALLAQVQATMHENLVTVEGNFASINTRMKKLGK; translated from the coding sequence ATGGTGGACCCCAAATACGCCGACCTCCCCGGCATTGCCAGAAATGAACCAGATGTTTATGAGACCAGCGACCTTCCTGAGGACGACCAAGCAGAATTTGATTCGGAGCTGGAGGAGCTAACAAGTACAAGTGTGGAGCACATCACTGTCAACCCAAATGCTGCCTATGACAAGTTCAAAGACAAAAGAGTGGGGACCAAGGGACTTGACTTTTCGGATCGTATTGGGAAAACCAGAAGGACAGGATATGAATCTGGAGAGTTTGAAATGCTTGGAGAGGGACTGGGGCTGAAGGAAACACCCCAACAGAAGTACCAAAGACTGTTGCATGAGGTTCAAGAATTAATGACTGAGGTGGAGAAGATAAAGACAACAGTGAAGGAGTCAGCCGCTGAGGAGAAGCTGACCCCCGTGATGTTGGCCAAACAGCTGGCCGTCCTGAAACAGCAGCTCGTCGCCTCCCACCTAGAGAAGCTGCTGGGACCTGTTGCTGCCATCAACCTCACTGACCCTGACGGAGCCCTGGCCAACCGTCTACTAGTGCAACTGGAGGCAGCTAAGAGCAGCAAAGGGATTGGGACAGGGGGCAAGGACAGTGCTGGGCCCTCCCCTGACAGCAGCCTGGTTACTTATGAGCTTCACTCTCAGCCTGAGCAAGACAAGTTCTCCCAGGCCGCCAAGGTTGCAGAGCTTGAGAAACGGCTGTCAGAGCTGGAGGCAACAGTGCGCTGTGACCAGGACCCTCAGAATCCCTTGTCTTCGGACCTGCAGGGATCCTGCCTGATGGAAACAGTGGAGCTGCTGCAGGCAAAGGTGAGCACCCTGGACCTTGCTGCTTTGGATCAGGTAGAAGCACGCCTACAGAGTGTCCTGGGGAAAGTGAATGAGATTGCTAAACACAAAGCTGCTGTGGAGGATGCAGACACACAAAGCAAGGTACATCAGTTGTAAGAGACAGTTCAGTGCTGGAGTCCCATTGCTGCTACGCTTCCGGAACTAGTACAGTGACTTGTTACCATCAAGCAGCTGCATGAGCAAGATATGCAGTTTGGTCAGCTCCTGACACATCTGGACACCACCCAACAGATGATCGCTGGTTCTCTCAAGGACAACGCTGCCTTACTGGCTCAGGTGCAGGCTACCATGCATGAGAACCTGGTCACAGTGGAGGGAAACTTTGCCAGCATCAACACACGAATGAAGAAACTAGGAAAGTGA